The following coding sequences lie in one Scatophagus argus isolate fScaArg1 chromosome 9, fScaArg1.pri, whole genome shotgun sequence genomic window:
- the LOC124064938 gene encoding serine/threonine-protein kinase pim-3-like, whose amino-acid sequence MENILIETSSDVPRVRLIDFGLSCSFEKQSVYRAFGGTLQHAPPEWHFCHSYRPGSTTVWQIGVALFELLHRKGRFDTTRFLRCELTISNELSKST is encoded by the exons atggaaaacatcCTGATTGAGACCAGCTCAGATGTGCCACGCGTTCGGCTCATTGACTTCGGACTGAGCTGTTCCTTCGAGAAACAATCAGTTTACCGTGCTTTCGGTG GTACCCTCCAACATGCCCCTCCGGAGTGGCACTTTTGTCACTCCTATAGACCCGGCTCCACCACAGTGTGGCAGATAGGAGTGGCCCTTTTTGAACTGCTTCACAGAAAAGGTCGATTTGACACCACAAGGTTCCTCAGATGTGAGCTGACGATCAGCAATGAACTGTCCAAAAGTACGTAA
- the LOC124064246 gene encoding uncharacterized protein LOC124064246: MTSKGEDTKVKNLPKVALKSNGESGTSTAQESAAPAKAGLRRGSKRKASPERSAPLKKIRGYDPEPTKDIFKRNVKEGGEGPSETRRSTPDINQGEKESASSSADTDNESSSKQSNLSNVEEVSKRTGKRKAAAADEEQPQAKRRKDLPTKKNLINAQRAEFEAKYKQQNQLGKGGYGCVFAGYRKADNLPVAIKHITKQKGQNGKQLPSEVAVMLKLQAGKTGLSGESAAVSLLDWYDLDQELILVLERPVPCMDLLRYVRGNGGALHEEKAKVSCSSECVCVRVCLCVCFKHFLLQEIKDLTYCYIQPLPQVLLLFRFSPP; encoded by the exons ATGACTAGCAAAGGTGAAGATACAAAGGTGAAGAATCTTCCTAAGGTGGCCCTTAAGAGCAATGGAG AGAGCGGCACTAGCACAGCTCAAGAAAGTGCAGCTCCAGCAAAGGCTGGCTTGAGAAGAGGGAGTAAGAGGAAGGCCAGTCCTGAGAGGAGCGCTCCATTGAAGAAGATCAGGGGATATGACCCTGAACCCACAAAGGACATCttcaaaagaaatgtcaaagaaGGTGGGGAAGGACCATCAGAGACAAGGAGGAGCACACCTGACATCAACCAGGGTGAGAAGGAATCAGCATCTTCTTCAGCAGACACTGACAACG AGAGTAGCAGCAAACAGTCAAACCTTTCAAATGTAGAGGAGGTGAGCAAAAGGACTGGTAAAAggaaggctgctgctgctgatgaagaacAACCACAAGCAAAAAGGAGGAAAGACCTGCCAACCAAGAAGAACTTGATAAATGCCCAAAGAG CTGAATTTGAGGCCAAATACAAACAGCAGAATCAGCTCGGCAAAGGAGGCtatggatgtgtgtttgctggctaTCGCAAAGCCGATAATTTACCA GTTGCcatcaaacacatcacaaaacAGAAG GGCCAAAATGGGAAACAGCTCCCATCTGAGGTGGCAGTGATGCTAAAACTCCAAGCTGGAAAAACTGGTTTATCAGGAGAATCAGCAGCTGTGTCCCTCCTGGACTGGTATGATCTGGACCAGGAACTAATCCTGGTGCTGGAGAGACCAGTGCCCTGTATGGACCTCTTAAGGTACGTCAGGGGCAACGGAGGTGCTTTACATGAGGAAAAGGCAAAGGTAAGCTGCtcgagtgagtgtgtgtgtgtgcgtgtgtgtctgtgtgtgtgtttcaagcaTTTTCTACTGCAGGAAATTAAAGACCTGACATACTGTTACATCCAGCCATTGCCACAAGTTCTCCTTTTGTTTCGCTTTTCTCCCCCATAA